In a genomic window of Cataglyphis hispanica isolate Lineage 1 chromosome 18, ULB_Chis1_1.0, whole genome shotgun sequence:
- the LOC126856390 gene encoding uncharacterized protein LOC126856390 — MGFIDDELQEVSQLCHNVIDGSRLVSCVRSMVRVEITKTSFKQLVVCIQFREDYPASSLFLELKSKTLSTKLLDRLTEVCEKECKCLLNKAQVLPILKFIRNFIEENSLICCYDEISTLKKLLGVKDELKLKQKNSYICLTLYQDLYYFKTKLDIPDNYPINCVTFSDVDTNFPPLFKRYLVGQGRELARRCVEPPLKKQAQQKPFTSKPSLNTVASFLIKTVKAFPQEPCQHCKVICLPANPEEIVTDENADFHAERLYCGHLFHLKCLVTYMKTPPFHGGKKCPSCGQRVYHDKWGLSDKLAEARWAHQQARVRELAEVEDFFS; from the exons ATGGGATTTATCGATGATGAATTGCAAGAAGTATCTCAACTCTGTCACAATGTTATTGATGGAAGTCGCCTCGTCTCTTGCGTGCGGAGCATGGTCCGCGTCGAAATAAC GAAAACATCGTTCAAGCAACTCGTCGTGTGCATCCAGTTCCGAGAAGATTATCCCGCGTCATCGCTGTTTCtcgaattaaaaagtaaaactcTATCTACAAAGTTGCTTGATAGACTAACAGAAGTCTGCGAAAAGGAGTGCAAGTGTTTGTTGAACAAAGCACAG GTGTTGCCAATTTTGAAGTTTatcagaaattttattgagGAGAATTCGCTTATCTGTTGTTACGACGAAAtatcaacattaaaaaaacttcTGGGGGTAAAAGacgaattaaaattgaagcagaagaattcttatatttgtttaacattataccaagatttatattattttaagactAAGCTTGACATTCCGGATAATTATCCTATCAATTGTGTGAc GTTTAGTGATGTTGATACAAATTTTCCACCATTGTTTAAGCGTTATCTAGTTGGACAAGGAAGAGAATTAGCAAGACGATGTGTCGAGCCACCATTGAAGAAACAAGCCCAACAGAAACCATTCACTTCAAAACCGTCATTAAACACAGTTGCTTCTTTTCTCATAAA AACTGTAAAAGCTTTTCCACAAGAGCCTTGCCAACATTGCAAAGTAATATGCTTGCCAGCAAACCCAGAGGAGATTGTAACCGACGAAAATGCGGATTTCCACGCCGAAAGACTTTACTGTGGTCATCTCTTCCATTTAAAATGTCTCGTGACATACATGAAGACTCCGCCATTCCATG GGGGTAAGAAATGTCCAAGTTGCGGCCAACGTGTGTATCATGACAAATGGGGATTAAGTGACAAGCTCGCAGAGGCTCGCTGGGCTCATCAACAGGCACGAGTAAGAGAGTTAGCAGAAGTTGAAGATTTTTTCAGCTAA
- the LOC126856373 gene encoding protein CREBRF homolog isoform X2, which yields MNDSKYSDFSLTNIMDSVVKQEPAQEMSSASASVPIPGGHRGTTRGAYDQFSPSPLTLSSGWDMRSEQMEYPFKMDPDPLDISLNMDEDDIFQVDKAELIQGPTLAALNANDETLQLGDLSFDDLLLPEERMQPKTENAPLSGSLFSTSGIGFAPSSFPQSGLTHRSCPTYTNTYAFNKSSTVVDNVEAAPIAFPSPNTGNVAGQHLGSSTLHELLMRRGENSLNNPVSNQMDISTISGKSKVSRLSMSAPTQTMGHLDQIWSHREPRQHLLSTGSLVEAGSTSSLSTGGALSPDPLCPDPLSHDEGYEDSDDDSDHYDDYSSDNDTGSDGEDQSNNRIGTGTTELGKDNRHSKKERFFWQYNVQAKGPKGQRLIARTRLEDPHVLNEATDPVFSPHCALRGIKHSGKARKGDGNDLTPNPRKLHNIGRELDKLNRIINDMTPVSELPFTARPKTRKEKNKLASRACRLKKKAQHEANKIKLHGLETEHRRLIQGISQAKHTLAAKLAESNPENQEELTRQMEKCCKLATKVRIANHSTEFVNKVLDNIRAGIPDGGIDNF from the exons ATGAACGATTCTAAGTACAGTGACTTTTCCCTAACTAACATAATGGACAGCGTAGTAAAACAGGAACCTGCCCAGGAAATGAGCTCGGCATCGGCATCTGTACCAATACCCGGAGGACACAGAGGAACTACGCGAGGAGCGTACGATCAGTTCTCTCCTTCACCTTTGACTCTCTCTTCTGGATGGGATATGAGGAGTGAACAGATGGAATATCCCTTTAAAATGGATCCGGATCCACTGGATATTTCACTTAACATGGACGAGGATGATATATTCCAAGTAGACAAAGCTGAATTAATTCAGGGCCCAACTCTGGCCGCATTGAACGCCAATGATGAGACGCTGCAATTGGGAGATCTAAGTTTCGATGATCTGTTGTTGCCTGAAGAAAGGATGCAGCCTAAAACAGAGAATGCTCCATTGTCCGGGTCTTTATTTAGCACTAGCGGCATAGGATTTGCACCCAGTAGTTTTCCTCAATCTGGATTAACTCATCGAAGCTGTCccacatatacaaatacatatgcttttaataaaagttcaaCTGTTGTGGATAATGTAGAAGCTGCTCCTATTGCATTTCCTAGTCCAAACACTGGCAACGTTGCAg GGCAGCATCTTGGATCATCTACTTTACATGAACTACTTATGAGAAGAGGAGAAAATTCACTTAATAATCCAGTATCCAATCAAATGGATATTTCCACAATAAGTGGTAAATCTAAAGTTTCGAGACTCTCTATGTCCGCACCAACTCAGACAATGGGGCATTTGGATCAGATCTGGTCTCATAGGGAACCACGTCAACATCTGTTAAGTACTGGTAGTTTGGTGGAAGCGGGATCGACAAGTAGTTTGAGTACTGGTGGTGCACTGAGTCCAGATCCACTTTGTCCTGATCCTCTTAGTCATGATGAAGGATATGAAGACAGTGATGATGATAGTGATCATTATGATGATTACAGCAGTGATAAtg ATACAGGAAGTGATGGTGAGGACCAGAGTAACAACAGAATAGGAACAGGAACTACAGAATTAGGGAAAGATAACAGACatagtaaaaaagaaagattcttTTGGCAATATAACGTTCAAGCAAAGGGACCAAAAGGACAGCGATTGATTGCTCGAACGCGCTTAGAAGACCCACATGTTTTGAACGAAGCAACCGATCCAGTATTTAGTCCTCATTGCGCCTTAAGAGGAATCAAACATAGTGGAAAAGCACGAAAAGGCGATGGAAACGATCTTACGCCGAATCCTCGGAAACTTCATAATATTGGACGAGAATTAGATAAACTCAATcgcattataaatgatatgacACCTGTTTCAGAGTTACCTTTCACAGCAAGACCAAAGAcacgaaaagaaaagaataaactaGCTTCGCGGGCATGTCGCTTGAAGAAAAAGGCTCAACATGAAGCTAATAAGATAAAGTTGCATGGACTCGAAACAGAACACA gACGTCTTATACAAGGTATATCGCAAGCTAAACATACGCTTGCTGCTAAATTAGCTGAATCCAATCCTGAAAATCAAGAAGAGCTTACACGACAAATGGAAAAATGTTGCAAACTAGCTACCA aagTGCGAATAGCAAATCATTCAACAGAATTTGTGAACAAGGTGTTGGATAATATTAGAGCCGGGATACCTGATGGCGgcatcgataatttttaa
- the LOC126856373 gene encoding protein CREBRF homolog isoform X1 has protein sequence MNDSKYSDFSLTNIMDSVVKQEPAQEMSSASASVPIPGGHRGTTRGAYDQFSPSPLTLSSGWDMRSEQMEYPFKMDPDPLDISLNMDEDDIFQVDKAELIQGPTLAALNANDETLQLGDLSFDDLLLPEERMQPKTENAPLSGSLFSTSGIGFAPSSFPQSGLTHRSCPTYTNTYAFNKSSTVVDNVEAAPIAFPSPNTGNVAGSSTASSSTSPHPSGQHLGSSTLHELLMRRGENSLNNPVSNQMDISTISGKSKVSRLSMSAPTQTMGHLDQIWSHREPRQHLLSTGSLVEAGSTSSLSTGGALSPDPLCPDPLSHDEGYEDSDDDSDHYDDYSSDNDTGSDGEDQSNNRIGTGTTELGKDNRHSKKERFFWQYNVQAKGPKGQRLIARTRLEDPHVLNEATDPVFSPHCALRGIKHSGKARKGDGNDLTPNPRKLHNIGRELDKLNRIINDMTPVSELPFTARPKTRKEKNKLASRACRLKKKAQHEANKIKLHGLETEHRRLIQGISQAKHTLAAKLAESNPENQEELTRQMEKCCKLATKVRIANHSTEFVNKVLDNIRAGIPDGGIDNF, from the exons ATGAACGATTCTAAGTACAGTGACTTTTCCCTAACTAACATAATGGACAGCGTAGTAAAACAGGAACCTGCCCAGGAAATGAGCTCGGCATCGGCATCTGTACCAATACCCGGAGGACACAGAGGAACTACGCGAGGAGCGTACGATCAGTTCTCTCCTTCACCTTTGACTCTCTCTTCTGGATGGGATATGAGGAGTGAACAGATGGAATATCCCTTTAAAATGGATCCGGATCCACTGGATATTTCACTTAACATGGACGAGGATGATATATTCCAAGTAGACAAAGCTGAATTAATTCAGGGCCCAACTCTGGCCGCATTGAACGCCAATGATGAGACGCTGCAATTGGGAGATCTAAGTTTCGATGATCTGTTGTTGCCTGAAGAAAGGATGCAGCCTAAAACAGAGAATGCTCCATTGTCCGGGTCTTTATTTAGCACTAGCGGCATAGGATTTGCACCCAGTAGTTTTCCTCAATCTGGATTAACTCATCGAAGCTGTCccacatatacaaatacatatgcttttaataaaagttcaaCTGTTGTGGATAATGTAGAAGCTGCTCCTATTGCATTTCCTAGTCCAAACACTGGCAACGTTGCAg GTAGTTCCACAGCAAGCTCATCAACTTCTCCACATCCTTCAGGGCAGCATCTTGGATCATCTACTTTACATGAACTACTTATGAGAAGAGGAGAAAATTCACTTAATAATCCAGTATCCAATCAAATGGATATTTCCACAATAAGTGGTAAATCTAAAGTTTCGAGACTCTCTATGTCCGCACCAACTCAGACAATGGGGCATTTGGATCAGATCTGGTCTCATAGGGAACCACGTCAACATCTGTTAAGTACTGGTAGTTTGGTGGAAGCGGGATCGACAAGTAGTTTGAGTACTGGTGGTGCACTGAGTCCAGATCCACTTTGTCCTGATCCTCTTAGTCATGATGAAGGATATGAAGACAGTGATGATGATAGTGATCATTATGATGATTACAGCAGTGATAAtg ATACAGGAAGTGATGGTGAGGACCAGAGTAACAACAGAATAGGAACAGGAACTACAGAATTAGGGAAAGATAACAGACatagtaaaaaagaaagattcttTTGGCAATATAACGTTCAAGCAAAGGGACCAAAAGGACAGCGATTGATTGCTCGAACGCGCTTAGAAGACCCACATGTTTTGAACGAAGCAACCGATCCAGTATTTAGTCCTCATTGCGCCTTAAGAGGAATCAAACATAGTGGAAAAGCACGAAAAGGCGATGGAAACGATCTTACGCCGAATCCTCGGAAACTTCATAATATTGGACGAGAATTAGATAAACTCAATcgcattataaatgatatgacACCTGTTTCAGAGTTACCTTTCACAGCAAGACCAAAGAcacgaaaagaaaagaataaactaGCTTCGCGGGCATGTCGCTTGAAGAAAAAGGCTCAACATGAAGCTAATAAGATAAAGTTGCATGGACTCGAAACAGAACACA gACGTCTTATACAAGGTATATCGCAAGCTAAACATACGCTTGCTGCTAAATTAGCTGAATCCAATCCTGAAAATCAAGAAGAGCTTACACGACAAATGGAAAAATGTTGCAAACTAGCTACCA aagTGCGAATAGCAAATCATTCAACAGAATTTGTGAACAAGGTGTTGGATAATATTAGAGCCGGGATACCTGATGGCGgcatcgataatttttaa